The DNA window TCGCGCCAGGTGAACACTTCCGAGTTGGCGTAGATCCGCGAGCCGTCTGATGTCACCGACAGAAAGGTCGGATTGTCGACGTCGTTGGTCTCGGCCAGCTTTCGTGTTTCCAGCGTTCTCTCGTCGAAGCTGTAGACGCCGAGACCGACGCCGCGCGCGCCCTGAAAATACGGCGCCTCGCGGTTCAAGCTGCCGACAAAGACCAGACAATCCTTGCGCATGATTTCCTCCCTGACCGCCGGCGCTTGAGTGCTGTGGGACCGGGCAAGATTTCGCCTGTTCACGCTTGCAACACAACCCCATATGTGAAAATACTATTTACAAAAGAAGATTGACGGGAGGAAACGTCGTGCAATCAGGCGCTTTGCTGCGTGTTCAAACGGTTGCCCGGAACCTGCCGCAAGATCGCAGGAGCCAGCCATGAACGACTTCGCACCCACCATAGGCGTCGCCTCGACGCACCCAAAAAACATGCCCGAGGACCACGCTGCGTTGCCGGTGTGGAACGCTGAAAACTGGTTCTACGAGGATTGGCCGGTCGGGCAGAAAATCCGCTCGTTGCGGCGCACTATGGCCGAAGGCGACAGCCATTTGTTCAACACGCTGGTGCTCGACATCCACCCCTATGTGCAGGACCAGATGTTTGCCGAGAGCGAAGGCATTTTCGGCAAGCGGCTGATTGCCGGCGCTTTCGTCTTTTCAGCCGGCCTGGGGCTGGTCGCCACCAACTGCGTGAACGCCTTTTCCTACGGCTACGATAGACTGCGTTTCATAAAGCCTGTCTTCATTGGCGACACGATCTATTCGATCCGCTCCAACCTCGACAAGAAGCCCCGCTACAAGGAAATGGGGCTGATCCGCGCCAGCTATGAGGTGTTCAAGGGCGAAGGCGAACTCGTTCTCTACTGCGAGCACCTGCAGACGGTGAAGTACCGCAACCCCGCCGATTTTGTCGGCAAGACGGAGAAATAGAAATGCCGGCAGCAGCCGAATTGCCGCTCGCCGGTCTTGTCGTCGTCGACATGAGCCAGTTCCTGTCCGGACCCTATTGCTCACTCAGGCTGCTCGATCTCGGCGCGCGCGTCATCAAGATCGAGCGTCCCGATGGCGGCGACCTGTCGCGCCGGCTCTACCTCAGCGACACCGAGATCGGCGGCGATTCCACCATCTTCCACGCCATCAACCGGGCCAAGGAAAGTCTCGCCATCGATCTCAAGAACGAGGCAGATCTCACGGCACTGCGCGGCCTGCTGGCGAAGGCCGACGTGCTGATCCAGAATTTCCGGCCGGGCGTCATCGAGCGGCTCGGCCTGGACTACGAGGCGGTCCGCAAGATCAACCCGAGGCTCGTCTACGCCTCGATCAGCGGCTATGGCGAGGACGGCCCTTGGGTCAAGCGGCCGGGCCAGGACCTGCTGGCGCAATCGCGCTCCGGCGTGATGTGGCTGAACGGCGACGAGGACCAGGGGCCGGTGCCGTTCGGCCTCGCCATCGGCGATATGCTGGCGGGTGCTGCCTGCGCGCAAGGCATTCTGGCCGCACTGGTGCGGCGTGGCATCACCGGCCAGGGAAGCCATATCGAAACCAGCCTGCTGGAGGCGCTGGTCGACTTCCAGTTCGAGGTGCTGACCACGCATCTC is part of the Mesorhizobium loti genome and encodes:
- a CDS encoding MaoC family dehydratase is translated as MNDFAPTIGVASTHPKNMPEDHAALPVWNAENWFYEDWPVGQKIRSLRRTMAEGDSHLFNTLVLDIHPYVQDQMFAESEGIFGKRLIAGAFVFSAGLGLVATNCVNAFSYGYDRLRFIKPVFIGDTIYSIRSNLDKKPRYKEMGLIRASYEVFKGEGELVLYCEHLQTVKYRNPADFVGKTEK
- a CDS encoding CoA transferase; this encodes MPAAAELPLAGLVVVDMSQFLSGPYCSLRLLDLGARVIKIERPDGGDLSRRLYLSDTEIGGDSTIFHAINRAKESLAIDLKNEADLTALRGLLAKADVLIQNFRPGVIERLGLDYEAVRKINPRLVYASISGYGEDGPWVKRPGQDLLAQSRSGVMWLNGDEDQGPVPFGLAIGDMLAGAACAQGILAALVRRGITGQGSHIETSLLEALVDFQFEVLTTHLNDGRRLPKRSNFRSAHAYLSAPYGVYPAKDGYLAIAMTPIPKLADLLSLGELAPYRDKPASWFTARDDIKAIIAQRIATKSIDEWLAILEPADIWCAKVLTWPEMLASEGFQSLDMLQTVTREDDVSILTTSSPLRVDGIRAKVDRAAPRIGEHSAAIREEFGL